From the Besnoitia besnoiti strain Bb-Ger1 chromosome Unknown contig00031, whole genome shotgun sequence genome, the window cgttacccataactacacctgtagtaccacctagagtaaacaataggataaaactaagagcagcccatagatctacagttcttgtagttgtatggctagccatataggtacctaaccagttgaaaatcttagtaccggtaggaattgcaatcataatagtcatagcagagaaataagctctggtatctacctctagaccgactgtcatcatatgatgtgcccatactaaggaacctagaatagaaatacaacccatagctaagatcatagattgtccaccgaagacagatctagcagcatacatagataatgtctgcgagactacaccaaaagcaggtaaaattagaatgtatacctctggatgtccgaagaaccagaatagatgttgataaagtacactatcaccagaatacatagaatcataaaattcagtgtttacgtgtagatcaagaaggatcataactaatccaccagtaagaataggtagagtgaagactaacataagggcagtaaatatgatagcccagatatatagaatatagttcttagcaccagcattagaacccatgaagacgcaagtaccaaggaagttaatagaacttaaaatactactaattcctagtactgcaagacctccgataatccaatcagttgcctctggatttaacaccatcaagctagtacttagtggaggatacattgtccaaccaagaccactaccaaactcggaacaaatactt encodes:
- a CDS encoding uncharacterized protein (encoded by transcript BESB_050980), with the protein product MSLFIRFELYSSGSRIICTETIATYNVIITIHGLAMIFMFLMPALYGGYGNFFVPIYIGGSEVVFPRTNAISYFLVPLGSVLLTQSICSEFGSGLGWTMYPPLSTSLMVLNPEATDWIIGGLAVLGISSILSSINFLGTCVFMGSNAGAKNYILYIWAIIFTALMLVFTLPILTGGLVMILLDLHVNTEFYDSMYSGDSVLYQHLFWFFGHPEVYILILPAFGVVSQTLSMYAARSVFGGQSMILAMGCISILGSLVWAHHMMTVGLEVDTRAYFSAMTIMIAIPTGTKIFNWLGTYMASHTTTRTVDLWAALSFILLFTLGGTTGVVMGNAGMDIALHDTYYIVAHFHFVLSLGAVLATICGFIFYSRDMFGDTVNLFHVNTGASPYLSIWFVVFLGSILLIFHAYTWFQRYAKKDTRLP